GAGTCAGCTTGTTGAAGCAGCGCTGGGGCTTGCGGCCATCATTCTGATCGCCCTGCTGCTGGTGCTGGCGTTCGTATCGATCATCGCAGGAACCATCCGCCTATTTAAGGGATGCAGCCGGCTCATGCGCGGAACGACAAATCCTCACGTGAAAACGAAGCGCTCAGCGTCAAAGATCAAGCGCTGAAAGGCTTGAGGAGCTCAGGGAGCAGGTGATCGAGGGGCCAGCGAACGCTGAACAATCCAAAGCTCCTCAAGTGTCAATCCACCATTCGCATCAAGATCGAAGCTGGTGAAGTTGCGGTTTAGCCAGGGCAAAGAACGACATTCCGATCGATCCAACTGACCATCGCCGTTGCGATCGGCCTGACGGAAGCGTTGCTGTAGACGCCTGCCACTGGGATGGGGCGTTGATGGTCTGAGATCTTCCAACAAAAGGAAGCCCCGAGAATCGCGCCGTTGCAATCTGCGTTCGAGGTAAGGATCACCCTTCACTTCACCAGTCTCCAAGCGCCCGTCGCCATTCACATCCCTACGAATAAACAACGCCTCCATCCGTTGCCCATAGGAGTGAACGGGCCTGGATTCAGCCCAGACCGGAAGAACCGCGAGTGGAGTGATCAGAAGCCCAAACGCCCCGATCTTCAGTGATGGCAGCGGTAAGTCCATTCCATCAGGTTATGAGCAACCTGAGGCCAGGGAGTGTCTGAGTGGTGACAGCACGCTGATCAGCTGTGACAGGGTCAATCCCTGGGCGACAGGGTGCTGATGCATCCATACGATCAGGGCATCTCTTGCAGGACTAACAACGGTGGGACGCTCCTCGATGATCTGGGTGGTCGACGATGATCCTGAGCTGCGCCAGATGGTGGGCACTTACCTCATCGACCAGGGCTATGACGTGCGCAGCCTCAGTGACGTCAAACAACTCGAGGCAAGACTCGAGTTCCAGCGGCCAGATTTGATCGTTCTCGATTTGATGATGCCAGGAGACGACGGTCTCACAGCCCTCCGCCGTCTCCGCGACGCTGGAGACGATCTGCCAGTGGTCATGCTGACTGCCCGCGGCGAGGGCGTCGACCGCATCATCGGCCTCGAACAGGGTGCTGATGACTATCTCGCCAAACCGTTTCTGCCGAGAGAACTCTCCGCACGGATCGAAGCTGTTCTTCGGCGCCGGAGTTCCCTCCCTGCGGGAACTCCTCTCGCGGAAGGTGGCGATGTGGTGTTCGGAGACAACGTGCTCGATCTGGCCGCAAGGACGCTGACCCGCGAGGGGAAACCAGTGGTGATCACCAGTGGTGAATTCAGTCTGCTGGCATCCTTCGTTCAACACCCACACCGTCCGCTATCGAGAGAACGGCTCATTGAGCTAGCGCGCGGGCCTGGTTGTGACACAGACAGCCGCAGCATGGACGTGCAGGTCTCTCGGGTACGCAAACTGGTGGAACCTGACCCCACACGTCCCCGCTACCTGCAGACCGTCTGGGGCTATGGGTACGTGTTTGTTCCCGACGGTCAACCCCGCTCTCGCTAACTCCCTCCCATGCCATCTCCGTCCTGGCAGAAGCGCATCAGCTCACTGCTGGGATGGGGAAGCCTGGCCCTCGGCAGTTCAGCCTTCTGTCTGCTGGTCTTCCAAGCCCTGTTCGGACGTCAGCTGGAGCAGCTTCAGACCATTCAGCTCGGTCGCGACTTGGCCCTCAACGTCAGGCTCACAGAACTGGCCTTGGAGCGATATCCACCCCATCTGGTGGCAGAACTGACCGGATTGGATCTTGTGGTCACCGTGAGGCCCAAACCATCAACCTTGGATCCATCGGCAGGCTTCAAACGTCAGGCTGAAGCATTGCAACAACAACTTTGTCAAAGGCTGTCCCACTGCCCGATGGTCTACCCCCACCGCGCAGCTGGGGAAGAACGCAGCATTTGGATTGAGCTGATTTCCCCCCTGGAGCCCATCTGGTTGAAGGTGAATGTGCCTTCGATGATGCGCTGGCCCCCAGAGCCGACTCTTCTAGGACTGTCACTGGTTGGAGCAGGCATCATCTGCGGCGGGTTGTTCCTGCTCGTGGAGGTCGAGGCGCCGCTGAGAAGTCTGGAGAAAGCCCTTGCCAGGGTGGGGGAAGGAGGTGGGCCGGATGCTGTACCGGCTCGAGGTGCGCCGGAAGTGCAACGGCTCACGGAGCGCTTCAATGCGATGGTGCAGCGCCTAGCCACCAGCCGCCAAGAACGGGCCACCATGCTGGCTGGTATTGCCCATGATCTAAGGGCACCGATCACGCGGCTTCAGTTCCGGCTCTCCATGCCTCAGCTCACGGCGGAAGACCGAGAGCGCTGTGCTGGAGATCTTCAGTCCCTCGAGCGGATCACGGGGCAGTTTCTGCTGTTTGCAGGAGGCGGTGACGGTGAAGCCTCAGTCGAGGTTCCTCTCGAGCAGCTGCTGGCAGAAGTGGCCAGCAGTCATCCAGCTGATCAACTCCATCTGGATCTCACGCCTCTCTCCATGGCCGTGAAACCGGTGGCTCTCGGCAGGGCGGTTGCCAATCTCATCGACAATGCGTTCTCTTACGGAACAGCCCCTGTGGTTTTGCGCCTGCGTGACATGGACTCACGCTGCAGCATCGAAATCTGGGACCAAGGTGAAGGCATGCCAGCCAGCGAATGGGAGCAAGCGCTTCAGCCCTTTCATCGCCTCGATTCTTCCCGTGGTCAACAAGGCCACTGCGGTCTCGGGCTCGCGATTGTCTCCCACGTGGCGACTCTTCACGGCGGACGTCTGGAGTGTCTGCAGGGAGATCTCTGTTCCGAAAAGCAGCCACCAGGACGCTTCGCCATTCGCCTCAGCCTCCCCTTGCCTACCGATCGCCAAGTCTCAGAACACCCACAAAGCTGAGAAAAACATTTGCACTGAAAGGGTGACGCTCGGAATCAGTCACCAATGAAGGAGAGGCTTCCCAAACCATGGCGCATAAGGACAAAGACAAGGGCAAGCACAAGGCCCATGACAAAAAAAAAGACAGTGGGGAGAAGCTTCCCGATTCCGTCATGGACAACCTTGCAGGCAGCGAGCACGACCTCGACAGTCCGGCAGAACTGCTGGACGACCTGCTCGAAGGTCGGAATCACAAGATCGAACGGCTGAATAAAAAGCTGTACGAAGCCGAACTGGTGAAACTCCAGACCCAGCTGGTGAAGATGCAGTACTGGATCAAGGACACCGGCTACCGGATGATCGTTCTGTTCGAAGGTCGAGATGCGGCAGGGAAAGGCGGCACAATTAAACGTCTCACAGAACCCTTAAATCCCCGAGGCTGCCGTGTCGTTGCTCTCGGAACGCCGACCGAGCGACAAAAAACACAATGGTATTTCCAGCGATACGTGGAACATTTCCCCGCAGCAGGAGAGATCGTGGTGTTCGATCGCAGCTGGTATAACCGTGCCGGAGTGGAGCGGGTCATGGGCTTCGCCACTCCTGAACAGGTTGAACAATTTCTTGATGACGTGCCTGAATTCGAACGCATGTTGGTGAGGAGCGGAATCCTGCTCCTGAAGTATTGGTTTTCGGTGAGCGACACGGAACAGGAAGCCCGTTTCCAGTCGCGAATCGACGACCCCACCAGACGCTGGAAGCTGAGCCCCATGGATCTGGAGGCCCGTAATCGTTGGGTGGAGTTCTCCCAAGCGAAAGACGCCATGTTCAACCGCA
The sequence above is a segment of the Synechococcus sp. PROS-7-1 genome. Coding sequences within it:
- a CDS encoding EF-hand domain-containing protein — encoded protein: MDLPLPSLKIGAFGLLITPLAVLPVWAESRPVHSYGQRMEALFIRRDVNGDGRLETGEVKGDPYLERRLQRRDSRGFLLLEDLRPSTPHPSGRRLQQRFRQADRNGDGQLDRSECRSLPWLNRNFTSFDLDANGGLTLEELWIVQRSLAPRSPAP
- a CDS encoding response regulator encodes the protein MIWVVDDDPELRQMVGTYLIDQGYDVRSLSDVKQLEARLEFQRPDLIVLDLMMPGDDGLTALRRLRDAGDDLPVVMLTARGEGVDRIIGLEQGADDYLAKPFLPRELSARIEAVLRRRSSLPAGTPLAEGGDVVFGDNVLDLAARTLTREGKPVVITSGEFSLLASFVQHPHRPLSRERLIELARGPGCDTDSRSMDVQVSRVRKLVEPDPTRPRYLQTVWGYGYVFVPDGQPRSR
- a CDS encoding ATP-binding protein; translation: MPSPSWQKRISSLLGWGSLALGSSAFCLLVFQALFGRQLEQLQTIQLGRDLALNVRLTELALERYPPHLVAELTGLDLVVTVRPKPSTLDPSAGFKRQAEALQQQLCQRLSHCPMVYPHRAAGEERSIWIELISPLEPIWLKVNVPSMMRWPPEPTLLGLSLVGAGIICGGLFLLVEVEAPLRSLEKALARVGEGGGPDAVPARGAPEVQRLTERFNAMVQRLATSRQERATMLAGIAHDLRAPITRLQFRLSMPQLTAEDRERCAGDLQSLERITGQFLLFAGGGDGEASVEVPLEQLLAEVASSHPADQLHLDLTPLSMAVKPVALGRAVANLIDNAFSYGTAPVVLRLRDMDSRCSIEIWDQGEGMPASEWEQALQPFHRLDSSRGQQGHCGLGLAIVSHVATLHGGRLECLQGDLCSEKQPPGRFAIRLSLPLPTDRQVSEHPQS
- the ppk2 gene encoding polyphosphate kinase 2, producing MAHKDKDKGKHKAHDKKKDSGEKLPDSVMDNLAGSEHDLDSPAELLDDLLEGRNHKIERLNKKLYEAELVKLQTQLVKMQYWIKDTGYRMIVLFEGRDAAGKGGTIKRLTEPLNPRGCRVVALGTPTERQKTQWYFQRYVEHFPAAGEIVVFDRSWYNRAGVERVMGFATPEQVEQFLDDVPEFERMLVRSGILLLKYWFSVSDTEQEARFQSRIDDPTRRWKLSPMDLEARNRWVEFSQAKDAMFNRTNIPEAPWFTVEADDKRRARLNCLRHVLSKVPWEDMTPPAIELPPRPEQGNYTRPPINEQFFVPNAYPYN